A genomic region of Pseudomonas abietaniphila contains the following coding sequences:
- a CDS encoding urease accessory protein UreD: protein MNLPAHTALFTPSWHAELELGYGRFGDSTRPVQRRHKGPLRVQKHLYAEGPEVCQHIIVHPPGGIAGGDRLDIHASVGPDAWAQLTSPGAAKWYRAAGPAYQQLELKIAAGGTLEWLPQETIVFSQAKAELTTRIELEGDARLFYWDVVALGRPASGERFDEGHFQAHLDIRRDGKLLWHERQRITGNDGLLDSPVGLGGRPVFATLIVTGEIDAELMERCRALAEQSPVRGDLSQVPGLIIARCLADEALHARAWLIELWKLLRPALLGRDAVAPRIWST from the coding sequence ATGAATCTTCCTGCCCACACCGCCCTGTTCACGCCCAGCTGGCATGCCGAGCTGGAGCTGGGCTATGGGCGTTTCGGCGACAGCACGCGCCCTGTTCAGCGTCGCCACAAAGGCCCGCTGCGGGTGCAAAAACACCTGTACGCCGAAGGCCCCGAAGTCTGTCAGCACATCATCGTTCACCCGCCGGGCGGCATCGCCGGGGGTGATCGGCTGGACATCCATGCCAGCGTCGGCCCCGATGCCTGGGCGCAACTGACCAGCCCCGGCGCCGCCAAGTGGTATCGCGCGGCGGGCCCGGCGTATCAGCAGCTTGAGTTGAAAATCGCCGCTGGCGGAACGCTGGAGTGGCTGCCGCAGGAAACGATTGTGTTCAGCCAGGCCAAGGCCGAGCTCACGACGCGCATCGAGCTTGAAGGCGATGCACGCCTGTTCTATTGGGATGTGGTGGCGTTGGGTCGCCCGGCCAGCGGTGAGCGCTTCGATGAAGGCCATTTCCAGGCGCATCTGGACATTCGCCGTGACGGCAAGCTGCTGTGGCATGAACGTCAGCGCATCACGGGGAACGACGGTTTACTGGATTCACCCGTCGGCTTGGGCGGCAGACCGGTGTTCGCGACGCTGATCGTCACCGGGGAAATAGACGCAGAATTGATGGAACGCTGCCGCGCACTGGCTGAACAGTCGCCGGTGCGAGGTGACCTGAGCCAGGTCCCGGGGCTGATCATCGCCCGCTGCCTGGCCGATGAAGCCCTGCATGCACGGGCCTGGTTGATCGAATTATGGAAACTGCTGCGCCCTGCCCTGTTGGGCCGCGACGCGGTGGCGCCGAGGATTTGGAGTACATAA
- the urtE gene encoding urea ABC transporter ATP-binding subunit UrtE, with product MLQVEKLHQYYGGSHILRGLSFDVKVGEVTCLLGRNGVGKTTLLKVLMGLLPAKEGVVQWEGKPITGFKPHQRVHAGIAYVPQGREIFGRLTVEENLLMGLSRFPGSEAKEVPAFIYELFPVLLQMKQRRGGDLSGGQQQQLAIGRALASRPRLLILDEPTEGIQPSVIKEIGAVIKKLAARGDMAILLVEQFYDFAAELADQYIVMSRGEIIQQGRGEQMEAEGVRGLVTI from the coding sequence ATGTTGCAAGTAGAAAAGCTTCATCAGTACTACGGCGGCAGCCACATCCTGCGCGGTCTGTCCTTCGACGTGAAGGTCGGCGAAGTCACCTGCCTGTTGGGCCGTAACGGCGTGGGCAAGACCACATTGCTCAAGGTGTTGATGGGCCTGCTGCCGGCCAAAGAAGGCGTCGTGCAGTGGGAAGGCAAGCCGATCACCGGCTTCAAGCCCCATCAGCGCGTGCACGCCGGCATCGCTTATGTACCTCAGGGCCGCGAGATTTTCGGGCGCCTGACCGTGGAAGAAAACCTGCTGATGGGCCTGTCTCGCTTCCCCGGGTCCGAAGCCAAGGAAGTACCGGCGTTCATTTACGAGCTGTTCCCGGTGCTGCTGCAGATGAAGCAACGTCGAGGCGGTGACCTGTCCGGTGGTCAGCAGCAACAGCTGGCGATTGGTCGCGCCCTGGCGAGCCGCCCACGGCTGCTGATCCTCGATGAACCGACCGAGGGCATCCAGCCATCGGTGATCAAGGAGATCGGCGCGGTGATCAAGAAACTCGCCGCCCGTGGCGACATGGCCATTCTCTTGGTGGAGCAGTTCTACGACTTCGCCGCCGAGCTGGCGGACCAGTACATCGTCATGTCCCGTGGCGAAATCATTCAGCAAGGTCGCGGCGAACAGATGGAGGCCGAAGGCGTGCGTGGTCTGGTCACCATTTGA
- the urtD gene encoding urea ABC transporter ATP-binding protein UrtD, translating to MKSTPTPAFDPVLDSTPHPNSDIGTSRDAIGLGQVVGEGLNTLHGTILSLEHISVSFDGFKALNDLHLYIGVGELRCIIGPNGAGKTTLMDVITGKTRPSHGTAWFGETLDLTKMSEVQIAQAGIGRKFQKPTVFEALSVFENLELAQKTDKSVWASLRAKLNGEQRDRIDEVLETIRLTSSMSRPAGLLSHGQKQFLEIGMLLVQDPQLLLLDEPVAGMTDAETEFTAELFKSLAGKHSLMVVEHDMGFVGTIADHVTVLHQGSVLAEGSLEQVQADERVIEVYLGR from the coding sequence ATGAAAAGCACTCCGACTCCCGCTTTCGACCCTGTGCTGGACTCGACTCCCCACCCAAACAGCGACATCGGCACCAGCCGTGACGCGATCGGCTTGGGGCAGGTCGTCGGCGAAGGCCTGAACACGCTGCACGGCACCATCCTGAGCCTTGAGCACATCAGCGTGAGCTTCGACGGCTTCAAGGCACTCAATGACCTGCACCTCTACATTGGCGTGGGTGAGTTGCGCTGCATCATCGGTCCCAATGGCGCGGGCAAGACCACGCTGATGGACGTCATCACCGGCAAGACTCGTCCCAGCCACGGCACCGCCTGGTTTGGCGAAACCCTGGACCTGACCAAGATGAGCGAAGTTCAGATCGCTCAAGCCGGGATTGGCCGCAAGTTTCAGAAGCCCACGGTGTTCGAAGCCCTGAGCGTGTTCGAGAACCTGGAGCTGGCGCAGAAGACCGACAAGTCGGTGTGGGCCAGCCTGCGGGCGAAGCTCAACGGCGAGCAGCGCGACCGCATCGACGAGGTGCTGGAAACCATCCGCCTGACGTCGTCGATGTCGCGTCCGGCCGGTTTGCTGTCCCACGGTCAGAAGCAGTTTCTGGAGATCGGCATGTTGCTGGTTCAAGACCCGCAACTGCTGCTGCTCGATGAGCCTGTCGCGGGCATGACCGACGCCGAAACCGAATTCACCGCCGAGCTGTTCAAGAGCCTCGCGGGCAAGCACTCGCTGATGGTGGTTGAGCACGACATGGGCTTCGTCGGCACCATCGCCGACCACGTCACCGTGCTGCACCAAGGCAGCGTGCTGGCCGAGGGCTCGCTTGAGCAAGTGCAGGCGGATGAGCGAGTGATCGAGGTGTATCTGGGGCGGTGA